One genomic segment of Amycolatopsis sp. Hca4 includes these proteins:
- a CDS encoding Asp23/Gls24 family envelope stress response protein has product MTATAEKTTETALVTKQGTTTIADTVVQKIAGLAAREVPGVHDLGGGAARAFGALRDRIPGASASVGQGVSVEVGEKQAAVDLQVLVEYGVAIAELARSVRRNVVTAIEQMTGLEVVEVNINVTDVHIAGDEEPVTSDRVQ; this is encoded by the coding sequence ATGACCGCGACGGCCGAGAAGACCACCGAAACCGCCCTCGTCACCAAGCAGGGCACGACGACCATCGCCGACACCGTGGTGCAGAAGATCGCCGGCCTGGCCGCCCGCGAGGTCCCCGGCGTGCACGACCTCGGCGGCGGCGCGGCCCGCGCGTTCGGCGCCCTCCGCGACCGCATCCCCGGCGCGTCGGCCAGCGTCGGCCAGGGCGTGTCGGTCGAGGTCGGCGAGAAGCAGGCGGCGGTGGACCTGCAGGTACTCGTCGAGTACGGCGTGGCCATCGCGGAGCTGGCCCGCTCGGTGCGCCGCAACGTGGTGACGGCCATCGAGCAGATGACCGGGCTGGAGGTGGTCGAGGTGAACATCAACGTCACCGACGTCCACATCGCGGGTGACGAGGAGCCGGTGACCAGCGATCGCGTTCAGTGA
- a CDS encoding DUF2784 domain-containing protein: protein MAKFLADVTVVVHILALLLIGLGGFVAWRWPKLIFVHMFAAAWGVLVNVTPVPCPLTALENFFRHQQGLGDLPGGFNAYYLYGTVFPQSWLPAIGIIAVVLVAYSYVGVYHRWRHRHDEETHVRPVHLG from the coding sequence ATGGCGAAGTTCCTGGCCGACGTGACCGTCGTGGTGCACATCCTGGCCCTGCTGCTCATCGGGCTGGGGGGCTTCGTCGCCTGGCGCTGGCCCAAGCTGATCTTCGTGCACATGTTCGCCGCCGCCTGGGGGGTGCTGGTGAACGTGACGCCGGTGCCGTGCCCGCTCACCGCGCTGGAGAACTTCTTCCGGCACCAGCAGGGCCTCGGCGACCTGCCCGGCGGGTTCAACGCCTACTACCTCTACGGCACGGTCTTCCCGCAGTCGTGGCTGCCGGCGATCGGGATCATCGCGGTCGTGCTGGTCGCGTACTCCTACGTCGGCGTCTACCACCGGTGGCGCCACCGCCACGACGAGGAAACCCACGTGCGCCCGGTCCACCTGGGCTGA
- a CDS encoding RNA methyltransferase has product MNSIPGPTEWVSREEVGVGPWPGAWPTDERYDPELLREGDRRNVVDAYRYWRREAIVSDVDSRRHPFHVAIENFQHDHNIGTVVRTANAFAAAEVHIVGRRRWNRRGAMVTDRYQHLRHHDDVATLVAFAAERGLAVVGVDNTPGSQPVETAEIPRESVLLFGQEGPGLSTPAQEAASLVVSIAQFGTTRSINAGVAAGIVMHTWIRQHADLGRAW; this is encoded by the coding sequence GTGAATTCCATCCCGGGTCCCACCGAGTGGGTGAGCCGCGAAGAGGTCGGCGTCGGCCCGTGGCCGGGTGCGTGGCCCACCGACGAGCGGTACGACCCCGAGCTGCTGCGCGAGGGCGACCGCCGCAACGTCGTCGACGCCTACCGCTACTGGCGCCGCGAGGCCATCGTGTCCGATGTGGACAGCCGGCGGCACCCGTTCCACGTGGCCATCGAGAACTTCCAGCACGACCACAACATCGGCACCGTGGTCCGCACGGCCAACGCGTTCGCCGCGGCCGAGGTGCACATCGTCGGCCGCCGCCGCTGGAACCGCCGCGGCGCGATGGTGACCGACCGCTACCAGCACCTGCGCCACCACGACGACGTCGCGACGCTGGTCGCCTTCGCGGCCGAGCGCGGGCTCGCCGTCGTCGGGGTGGACAACACGCCGGGCTCCCAGCCGGTCGAGACGGCGGAGATCCCACGCGAGAGCGTCTTGCTGTTCGGCCAGGAGGGCCCCGGCCTGTCCACGCCGGCGCAGGAGGCGGCCTCGCTGGTGGTGTCGATCGCCCAGTTCGGCACGACCCGCTCGATCAACGCCGGGGTCGCGGCCGGGATCGTCATGCACACCTGGATCCGGCAGCACGCCGATCTCGGCCGCGCTTGGTGA
- a CDS encoding cellulase family glycosylhydrolase, with amino-acid sequence MARLRLCLLVLLLVPLVALPPGAAAATNGFRGVNWADARDNYVDGWVIPTGLTAGDSYDSVRGKADGIITGFQQKLGANTVRLPINPQSVNSDWWGRYKGAADSALSHGMKVIFGYWEANKDGFVDDPNAWNTMWDKVTSDYGGNGNVYFEPMNEPFGYSLNDWVSLCSTWLSRHSDIPRGRVLISGTGYNDNVTGVGAASALTGTLLSLHFYGFWASDTTRAAWTTNLGNRLGSYSSRTIIDEAGAPMTTGLDYSAGHQDGNNFTAYFAATTDLARSRQIGVVYWPGLRSGDTYSITRQSGSGLETTNASGVVQLRWGWGL; translated from the coding sequence ATGGCCCGTCTTCGTCTCTGCCTGCTCGTCCTCCTGCTCGTTCCCCTCGTCGCCCTCCCGCCGGGCGCGGCCGCCGCCACGAACGGTTTCCGCGGCGTCAACTGGGCGGACGCCCGCGACAACTACGTCGACGGCTGGGTGATCCCGACCGGCCTCACCGCCGGGGACAGCTACGACAGCGTCCGCGGCAAGGCCGACGGCATCATCACCGGCTTCCAGCAGAAGCTCGGCGCGAACACCGTGCGGCTGCCGATCAACCCGCAGAGCGTCAACTCGGACTGGTGGGGGCGGTACAAGGGCGCCGCCGACTCGGCCCTGTCCCACGGCATGAAGGTCATCTTCGGCTACTGGGAAGCGAACAAGGACGGCTTCGTCGACGACCCGAACGCCTGGAACACCATGTGGGACAAGGTCACCAGCGACTACGGCGGCAACGGCAACGTGTACTTCGAGCCGATGAACGAACCGTTCGGCTACAGCCTCAACGACTGGGTGTCACTCTGCTCGACCTGGCTGTCCCGGCACTCGGACATCCCCCGCGGCCGGGTGCTGATCAGCGGCACCGGCTACAACGACAACGTGACGGGTGTCGGCGCGGCGAGCGCGTTGACCGGCACGCTCCTGTCCTTGCACTTCTACGGCTTCTGGGCTTCGGACACGACCCGCGCCGCGTGGACCACGAACCTCGGCAACCGCCTCGGCTCGTACTCCTCCCGCACGATCATCGACGAAGCCGGCGCCCCGATGACGACCGGCCTGGACTACTCGGCCGGGCACCAGGACGGCAACAACTTCACCGCGTACTTCGCCGCCACCACGGACCTGGCGCGGTCACGGCAGATCGGCGTCGTCTACTGGCCCGGCCTGCGCTCCGGCGACACCTACTCGATCACCCGGCAGAGCGGCAGCGGCCTGGAGACCACCAACGCGTCCGGCGTCGTCCAGCTGCGCTGGGGCTGGGGCCTCTAG
- a CDS encoding molybdopterin-dependent oxidoreductase, translated as MTTANVTCPLCEATCGLEVTLDANQQVTRVQGDEQDVFSRGYICPKGASLGALHHDPDRLTAPLLKRDGEFVEVSWQEAYDEIARRLPPILEQHGRDAVAVYAGNPGVHNIALTLYGRVLYKALGTKNFYSATSVDQLPKHYSAGTMFGDPLAIPVPDLDRTRHLLILGANPLVSNGSLMTAPDIRGRLRGIRERGGKIVVVDPRRTRTAAFADEHHAIRPGTDALLLFALVNVLFAENLVAPGRLAEHLNGLDDVRALAEPFTPEAVAPRTGIDAGEIRRMARELTSDNAVVYGRIGTTTQAFGTIASWLVDVLNVLTGHLDSPGGAMFPLAACQPTGNRRPFAVGRWRSRVRGLPEVVGELPVATLADEIETPGEGQVRALITVSGNPCLSTPNAGRLAAALESLDFMISVDVYLNETSRHADVILPGPSPLERPHFDLAFYQLSIRNIANWTPATLPSALPQEWETMLRLTGIVAGQGPEADVAALDDFVAGETARRNGLDVAVAGERTGPARLVDLLLRAGPYDVTLADLEAAPHGMDFGPLQPRIPEVLCTASGRIELAPEPVVADVPRLREELAKDAEEGLVLIGRRHLSSNNSWMHNLAPLVRGGNRCTVQVHPADATRLGLTDGGLASVTSRAGKLQVPVEVTDEIRPGVVSIPHGWGHDVDGARTRVARANPGVNSNLVADETLLDVPSGTSVLNGIPVEVTPV; from the coding sequence ATGACGACGGCCAACGTCACCTGCCCGCTGTGCGAAGCCACCTGCGGCCTGGAAGTGACGCTCGACGCGAACCAGCAGGTCACGCGCGTCCAAGGTGACGAGCAGGACGTCTTCTCCCGGGGCTACATCTGCCCCAAGGGCGCGTCGCTCGGCGCGCTGCACCACGACCCCGACCGGCTGACCGCCCCGCTGCTCAAGCGCGACGGCGAGTTCGTCGAGGTCAGCTGGCAGGAGGCGTACGACGAGATCGCCCGCCGCCTCCCGCCGATCCTCGAGCAGCACGGCCGGGACGCCGTTGCGGTGTACGCGGGCAACCCCGGCGTGCACAACATCGCCCTCACGCTCTACGGCCGGGTGCTCTACAAAGCGTTGGGCACGAAGAACTTCTACAGCGCCACATCCGTCGACCAGCTGCCGAAGCACTACTCCGCCGGCACGATGTTCGGCGACCCGCTCGCCATCCCGGTGCCCGACCTCGACCGGACGCGGCACCTGCTGATCCTCGGCGCCAACCCGCTCGTCTCCAACGGCAGCCTGATGACCGCCCCGGACATCCGCGGCCGGCTGCGCGGGATCCGCGAGCGCGGCGGCAAGATCGTCGTCGTCGACCCGCGCCGCACGCGCACCGCCGCGTTCGCCGACGAGCACCACGCCATCCGCCCCGGCACCGACGCGCTGCTGCTGTTCGCCCTGGTCAACGTCCTGTTCGCGGAAAACCTGGTCGCCCCCGGGCGCCTCGCGGAGCACCTCAACGGCCTCGACGACGTCCGTGCGCTGGCCGAGCCGTTCACCCCGGAGGCCGTCGCCCCGCGCACCGGCATCGACGCCGGCGAGATCCGCCGGATGGCACGCGAGCTGACCTCGGACAACGCCGTGGTCTACGGCCGGATCGGCACCACGACGCAGGCGTTCGGCACCATCGCGAGCTGGCTGGTCGACGTCCTCAACGTGCTCACCGGCCACCTCGACAGCCCCGGCGGCGCGATGTTCCCGCTGGCCGCGTGCCAGCCGACCGGGAACCGGCGCCCGTTCGCGGTCGGGCGCTGGCGCAGCCGCGTGCGCGGCCTGCCCGAGGTGGTCGGCGAACTGCCGGTCGCGACGCTCGCCGACGAGATCGAAACCCCGGGCGAAGGCCAGGTCCGCGCGCTGATCACGGTCAGCGGCAACCCCTGCCTCAGCACGCCGAACGCCGGACGGCTGGCCGCCGCCCTCGAAAGCCTCGACTTCATGATCTCGGTGGACGTCTACCTCAACGAGACGTCCCGCCACGCCGACGTCATCCTGCCCGGGCCGTCGCCGCTCGAGCGGCCGCACTTCGACCTGGCCTTCTACCAGCTGTCCATCCGCAACATCGCCAACTGGACGCCCGCGACGCTGCCGTCGGCGCTGCCGCAGGAGTGGGAGACCATGCTGCGGCTGACCGGCATCGTCGCCGGTCAGGGCCCCGAGGCCGACGTCGCCGCGCTCGACGACTTCGTCGCCGGGGAGACCGCGCGGCGCAACGGGCTCGACGTCGCGGTGGCCGGCGAGCGCACCGGGCCCGCGCGCCTGGTCGACCTGCTGCTGCGCGCCGGGCCGTACGACGTCACGCTGGCCGACCTCGAAGCGGCGCCGCACGGGATGGACTTCGGGCCGCTGCAACCGCGGATCCCCGAGGTGCTGTGCACCGCGTCCGGCCGGATCGAGCTCGCCCCCGAGCCGGTCGTCGCGGACGTTCCGCGGTTACGGGAAGAACTCGCGAAGGACGCCGAAGAAGGGCTGGTGCTGATCGGACGGCGGCACCTGAGCTCGAACAACTCGTGGATGCACAACCTCGCCCCGCTGGTCCGCGGCGGCAACCGGTGCACGGTCCAGGTCCACCCGGCCGACGCAACCCGCCTCGGCCTCACCGACGGCGGCCTCGCTTCGGTGACGTCCCGCGCCGGGAAACTGCAGGTCCCGGTGGAGGTGACGGACGAGATCCGCCCGGGCGTGGTCAGCATCCCGCACGGCTGGGGCCACGACGTCGACGGCGCCCGGACGCGGGTGGCGCGCGCGAACCCCGGGGTCAACTCGAACCTGGTCGCCGACGAGACGCTGCTGGACGTGCCGTCCGGAACGTCGGTGTTGAACGGCATTCCGGTCGAGGTCACCCCCGTCTGA
- a CDS encoding glycoside hydrolase family 76 protein yields the protein MDVSAAEHAVTSRHLRRLWGLPGTALGRSRWPAAVDQRLHWHWNYWWQAHLLDTLVDAQLRSSSASRLALIRSFVRSVRLRNFGRWTNDYYDDIAWLGLALQRVSSLGIDVGPALAAIDTQLLSGWTPATGGGIWWRRGDDFKNTPANGPAAIFHARSGNLARAREMTAWLTSTLVDPSSGLVWDGIRADTGELVKHIFTYCQGVYLGACLELSLVDEAARTVRAVAEHLAPSGVIRGQGGGDGGLFAAILARYLALAAVSLPGPEASVARSLVLRSAEACWSGAFDAPEGPLFSAEWDRPAPWPLPEDAPERDMSVQVGGWMLLEAAATLST from the coding sequence ATGGACGTCTCGGCCGCGGAACACGCGGTGACTTCGCGCCACCTGCGGCGACTGTGGGGCCTGCCCGGAACGGCACTGGGCCGCAGCCGCTGGCCGGCGGCGGTGGACCAGCGGCTGCACTGGCACTGGAACTACTGGTGGCAGGCGCACCTGCTGGACACGCTGGTCGACGCCCAGCTGCGCTCTTCGTCGGCGTCCCGGCTGGCGTTGATCAGGTCTTTCGTGCGTTCGGTGCGGCTGCGCAACTTCGGCCGCTGGACGAACGACTACTACGACGACATCGCGTGGCTCGGCCTTGCGCTGCAACGGGTTTCGTCTCTGGGCATCGACGTCGGACCGGCGCTGGCGGCGATCGACACCCAACTGCTGTCGGGCTGGACACCGGCGACCGGAGGCGGCATCTGGTGGCGCCGAGGCGACGACTTCAAGAACACCCCGGCCAACGGCCCGGCGGCGATCTTCCACGCCCGGTCCGGGAATCTCGCCCGGGCGCGTGAGATGACTGCGTGGCTGACGTCCACATTGGTCGATCCATCGTCCGGTTTGGTCTGGGACGGGATCCGGGCGGACACGGGCGAGCTGGTGAAGCACATTTTCACGTACTGCCAGGGGGTGTATCTCGGCGCTTGCCTGGAATTGTCCTTAGTGGACGAAGCGGCTCGAACGGTGCGGGCGGTGGCGGAGCACCTCGCCCCATCGGGTGTCATCCGCGGCCAGGGAGGAGGCGACGGCGGTCTGTTCGCGGCGATCCTGGCGCGGTACTTGGCGTTGGCAGCGGTCTCGTTGCCGGGCCCGGAGGCTTCGGTGGCCCGGTCGCTGGTGCTGAGGTCGGCGGAGGCGTGCTGGTCGGGCGCTTTCGACGCACCGGAGGGACCGTTGTTCAGCGCGGAGTGGGACCGCCCGGCGCCTTGGCCGCTACCGGAGGACGCGCCGGAGCGAGACATGTCGGTCCAGGTGGGCGGCTGGATGCTCCTGGAGGCAGCGGCCACGCTGTCGACTTAG
- a CDS encoding GNAT family N-acetyltransferase — protein sequence MIELVPTADLPPAARTLVQAVFEDDFTDTDWDNSLGGTHALAFDGADLVGHASLVQRRLLHGGRVLRAGYVEAVAVRADHRRRGYASALMEALERLLPGYDIGALSAAEAVPLYEGRGWQQWRGPTFALTPEGIRRTEDEDGGVYVRPGSAPLDLDGDLTADWRAGDVW from the coding sequence GTGATCGAGCTCGTTCCCACCGCGGACCTGCCCCCGGCCGCCCGCACCCTGGTCCAAGCCGTTTTCGAAGACGACTTCACCGACACCGACTGGGACAACTCCCTCGGTGGCACGCACGCGCTCGCCTTCGACGGCGCTGACCTGGTCGGCCACGCCTCGCTGGTCCAGCGACGGCTCCTGCACGGCGGGCGAGTGCTCCGCGCCGGGTACGTCGAGGCGGTGGCCGTTCGCGCGGACCACCGCCGACGCGGGTACGCGAGCGCGTTGATGGAGGCGCTGGAACGGCTGCTGCCCGGCTACGACATCGGCGCCCTGAGCGCGGCGGAAGCGGTACCGCTGTACGAGGGCCGCGGCTGGCAGCAGTGGCGCGGCCCGACGTTCGCGCTGACGCCGGAAGGCATCCGCCGCACCGAGGACGAGGACGGCGGCGTGTACGTGCGCCCCGGCTCGGCACCCCTCGACCTCGACGGCGACCTAACCGCCGACTGGCGGGCCGGCGACGTCTGGTGA